The genomic interval TGACGCTGTCACCTTCGGCGTCGCCGAACTGCCGCCCGGCCTACCGTCGGACGTGCTGCTCGACCGCCCAGACATTCGCCAGAGCGAACACCTGCTCCGCTCCGCCAATGCCGATGTCGGCGCCGCGCGCGCCGCGTTCTTTCCGAGCGTCACCATCGCGGGCTTCGCCGGCGAAACCGATAGCCAGTTCGAGAACCTGTTCGCCGGCGTCTCAGGCCAGTTCTGGAACTTCACGCCGCAACTCAATCTGCCGATCTTCCGCGGTGGCGCGCTGCGCGGCCAACTCGGCGCCGCCAACGCCGACCGCGACATCGCCGTGGCCCAGTACGAACGCGCCATCCAAGTCGCCTTCCGCGAAGTCGCCGACGCGCTTGCCGCGCGCGCCACGCTAGGCGACGAACTCGCCGCGCGCCAATCGCTCGCCAATGCCGCCGGCGGCAGCTACCAAATCTCCGAAGCGCGCTACCGCGAAGGCGTCGATTCCTATCTCGGCCTACTCGACGCCCAGCGCGAGCTCTACACCGCGCAACAAGGCCTGGTCACCGCCCGCGTCGCCCGCGCCACCAACTTCGTCACGCTCTACAAAGTGCTAGGCGGCGGCGCTCAAGAGTAGACATCTCGTCAGTGATGCGCGTGAGCCACGTCAGCACGCTGGCCTCGCCACGGAACGCGCCTCGTCCGCAACTCTATTCGATGCGCTAACCCGCACAAGGGTTCCCAAGTCGAGAAAACGTCCCAGCGATCGGAACCAACAAGCATCAACGCGCATCTATCCAGCAGACGATAGCAATGCTGACTCTGTTCCTATTCCTGATCGGCGCTGCCGCCGCGCTCCTCGAAGCCTCAGCGCGCGCCTACCCGAACCGCGCCGAATGGCGGCGCGAAGCGCGCATCAGCCTCATCCTCGGCGCCTGCGCTGTGCTGGTCGAAATGGTCATGCCCGATCACGGCGCCAAACATGCGCCCGGCATCACCGTCGCGCTCGCCCTTGCCGTCTTCCTGGCTGACGATCTGCTCTACTATTGCACGCACCGCCTCGCACATCGCGTCGCGTTGTTTTGGGCTTCACACGCGGTGCACCACTCGCCCAGCCGCTACAATTTCTTCACCGGCCTCCGTCAGCCGCCAACGTGGCTGCTCACCCCCGCCGCGGTGGCGCCGCTCGTGCTGATCGCCGTTGGTGCGCCCGTGGCGCTCGTCGCCGCATCGGCCGCCGTGCGGGGCGTGCATCACTTCCTCGTTCACACCGAGCGCGTGCGCCGCTTGCCAGTTTGGGTCGAGTTCATTTTCAACACGCCCTCGCACCACCGCGTCCACCACGCCACCGAACCCGGCTGCATCGACCGCAATTTCGGCGGCGTCCTCATCATCTGGGACCGCCTGTTCGGCACCTACGCGCGCGAGCCGACGGCGGGCGTCCACCGCTACGGCCTGCTTCATCCCACGCGCCCCAGCGCGCTCCACACCGCGCTCGACCCTTGGATAGCTTTGATCGGCTCTGCGCGCCGCGCGCCGACACTGCGTCGCCGGCTCGGCACGTTGCTCGGGCCGCCTTAGTCCGCGACAAAGCTAGTTGATCTGACGCCAGTCGTAGGTCGCGTTGATCTGCTGGAATGCGCCATCCCACGCCGTACGCACATCGTCCTCGCTGACGTTGTGATCCTGGCCATGCGCGATGAAGTACACATCGAACCGCACGCCTTGCGCCGCCGGGCCAAACTGATGCTGCACCACCTCTGCCAAATCCTGCCCGTCTCGCGCATTATAGATGCTGTAAAGCGGCGAGTTCTGCCGCATGTCCGACACCAGGATCAGCCGGCGATTATCAATCGACGCATTAAAATCGTCGCCACCCAACCAGCGATGCACATACTCGACGATTGGGCT from Terricaulis silvestris carries:
- a CDS encoding sterol desaturase family protein — encoded protein: MLTLFLFLIGAAAALLEASARAYPNRAEWRREARISLILGACAVLVEMVMPDHGAKHAPGITVALALAVFLADDLLYYCTHRLAHRVALFWASHAVHHSPSRYNFFTGLRQPPTWLLTPAAVAPLVLIAVGAPVALVAASAAVRGVHHFLVHTERVRRLPVWVEFIFNTPSHHRVHHATEPGCIDRNFGGVLIIWDRLFGTYAREPTAGVHRYGLLHPTRPSALHTALDPWIALIGSARRAPTLRRRLGTLLGPP